The Cellulomonas sp. P24 genome contains a region encoding:
- a CDS encoding alkaline phosphatase family protein, whose translation MAEPPRRGGLKAIKHVIVLMQENRSFDHYLGSLRGVRGFADTSALRLPSGKSVFEQATATGETVLPFSLRKAAELSGRPDSDIQYVGSLDHSWTGTTAAWDNGWIDKWIPAKGPSTMTYYERVDLPLQYELADTFTVCDAYHCSINGSTNPNRNYLWSGMVGNEPGSAARAVTNAAYSYDHAGYDWTTYPERLQEAGVSWQIYQDWDNFTDNAVEYFRTFKAIGHKMLTAVPGHLRTTEEFYDSLGGKSPAEQQALLADLQRGRDLLSEAEKSLFDRAMWRGRPNTLLDRLRADISADQLPQVSWIVPSAADSEHPGASTPVGSANFIYRLLDTIASDPETWATTAIFLNFDENDGYFDHVAPPVPRRPESGNGDDWFDGLPIGLGPRVPMTVISPWTIGGYVSSEVFDHTSVIRFLERWTGVHEPNISAWRRTVCGDLTGVFDFDRAGK comes from the coding sequence ATGGCGGAGCCCCCCCGTCGCGGTGGTCTCAAAGCAATCAAGCACGTCATCGTGCTCATGCAGGAGAACAGGTCGTTCGACCACTACCTCGGATCGCTGCGGGGAGTCCGCGGCTTCGCAGACACGTCTGCACTGCGCCTGCCCAGTGGGAAGTCAGTCTTCGAGCAGGCCACTGCCACCGGCGAGACCGTGCTGCCGTTCTCGCTGCGAAAGGCCGCAGAGCTGTCCGGTCGACCAGACTCGGACATCCAGTACGTGGGCAGCCTGGACCATTCCTGGACCGGCACGACGGCAGCGTGGGACAACGGCTGGATCGACAAGTGGATTCCTGCCAAGGGCCCGTCGACCATGACTTATTACGAACGCGTGGACCTCCCGCTGCAGTACGAGCTTGCTGACACCTTCACGGTCTGCGATGCCTACCACTGCTCCATCAACGGCTCGACGAACCCCAACCGCAACTACCTCTGGTCCGGGATGGTCGGCAATGAGCCCGGCTCCGCGGCCCGGGCTGTCACCAATGCCGCCTACAGCTACGACCACGCCGGCTATGACTGGACCACGTACCCTGAAAGGCTCCAGGAAGCAGGGGTGTCCTGGCAGATCTATCAGGACTGGGACAACTTCACCGACAACGCCGTCGAGTACTTCCGGACCTTCAAGGCGATCGGTCACAAGATGCTGACCGCGGTCCCGGGTCACCTGCGCACGACGGAGGAGTTCTACGACAGCCTCGGCGGCAAGTCCCCTGCGGAACAGCAGGCCCTGCTGGCTGACCTCCAGCGGGGTCGCGACCTGCTCAGCGAGGCGGAGAAGTCGCTCTTCGACCGGGCCATGTGGCGCGGGCGTCCGAACACTCTGCTGGACCGCCTGCGTGCGGACATCTCCGCCGACCAGCTCCCCCAGGTCAGCTGGATCGTTCCCTCCGCTGCAGACTCCGAGCATCCTGGCGCCTCCACCCCGGTGGGAAGCGCGAACTTCATCTACCGGCTTCTCGACACGATCGCGAGCGACCCGGAGACGTGGGCCACCACCGCCATCTTCCTGAACTTCGATGAGAACGACGGCTACTTCGACCACGTCGCACCGCCCGTTCCGCGCCGGCCGGAGTCCGGCAACGGTGACGACTGGTTCGATGGACTGCCCATCGGCCTGGGCCCGCGGGTCCCGATGACGGTGATCTCACCCTGGACCATCGGCGGCTATGTCAGCTCGGAGGTGTTCGACCACACGTCGGTGATCCGCTTCCTGGAACGCTGGACCGG
- a CDS encoding DUF6191 domain-containing protein, which yields MGWPLVLVLCGVAALLVVIDRVVALLDARGHLPDRSRRARPLGSAGSGALGELIDVFQPGHRTLVAEQERQRLDIHQSPGEAPPFAIDLDTGVAVVDKPLPRPDVP from the coding sequence GTGGGTTGGCCGCTGGTTCTCGTCCTCTGCGGGGTCGCCGCGCTCCTGGTCGTGATCGACCGCGTGGTGGCCCTCCTCGACGCGCGTGGCCACCTGCCGGACCGGTCACGTCGTGCCCGGCCGCTCGGTTCCGCGGGGTCCGGCGCCCTCGGTGAGCTGATCGACGTCTTCCAGCCGGGGCACCGCACGCTCGTCGCCGAGCAGGAGCGCCAACGGCTCGACATCCACCAGTCCCCCGGCGAGGCGCCGCCGTTCGCGATCGACCTCGACACAGGCGTCGCCGTGGTCGACAAACCGTTGCCACGGCCCGACGTGCCGTAG
- a CDS encoding MBL fold metallo-hydrolase, whose translation MTASAPGVHARPLTEVAPGVWTSVAETWTSVTTVVVAPDGACLVVDPGITLAEVESLALAVHEHGWRVVAGFSTHAHWDHLLWASSLGDVPRWATARTASLAASLRTAAAAEAEVVAPGHDLELLGRLTPLPDGAATVPWDGPQILVVDHDGHSRGHAALVLPAARVLVAGDMLSDREIPLLDVDAADAVADYRAGLDRLETVARAHDVAVVVPGHGHVGDAAELARRFAADRTYLDDLVDGRRSADPRLALPAER comes from the coding sequence GTGACGGCCTCCGCACCGGGGGTGCACGCGCGGCCGCTCACCGAGGTCGCCCCCGGGGTCTGGACGTCGGTCGCGGAGACCTGGACGAGCGTGACGACCGTCGTGGTCGCCCCCGACGGCGCCTGCCTGGTGGTCGACCCGGGGATCACGCTCGCCGAGGTCGAGTCGCTCGCTCTCGCCGTGCACGAGCACGGGTGGCGCGTGGTCGCCGGGTTCAGCACGCATGCGCACTGGGACCACCTGCTGTGGGCGTCGTCGCTCGGGGACGTCCCGCGATGGGCGACCGCACGCACCGCGAGCCTCGCCGCGAGCCTGCGCACCGCAGCGGCGGCCGAGGCCGAGGTCGTCGCACCGGGTCACGACCTCGAGCTCCTCGGCCGGCTCACGCCGCTCCCGGACGGTGCAGCCACGGTGCCCTGGGACGGCCCACAGATCCTGGTGGTGGACCACGACGGGCACTCGCGGGGCCACGCGGCGCTCGTGCTGCCGGCCGCGCGCGTGCTGGTGGCGGGTGACATGCTCTCGGACCGCGAGATCCCGCTGCTCGACGTCGACGCGGCTGACGCGGTCGCGGACTACCGCGCCGGGCTCGACCGCCTCGAGACGGTCGCCCGCGCGCACGACGTCGCCGTCGTCGTCCCTGGGCACGGCCACGTCGGTGACGCGGCAGAGCTCGCACGACGGTTCGCGGCCGACCGCACCTACCTCGACGACCTCGTCGACGGGCGACGATCAGCCGACCCTCGCCTCGCGCTTCCGGCAGAACGCTGA
- the ppgK gene encoding polyphosphate--glucose phosphotransferase, producing MSNHDKTPVALGIDIGGSGIKGAPVDLTTGEFVADRVRIPTPQPSTPAAVARTVAQVVQSFDLPAGTPVGVTFPAVVQHGVARSAANVDVSWIGTNIELLLSDALGHPVVAVNDADAAGYGEVLYGAARGTRGVTLMTTLGTGIGTALIVAGVLVPNFELGHLMIDGVDAETRASDAVRDRENLSWEQWAERLQRYYGVLEDLLWPDLIVVGGGVSKNHEKFLPLLHLRAPIVPAQLRNAAGIVGAAALAAQGAGPGPVPVEPRTEV from the coding sequence ATGAGCAACCACGACAAGACCCCCGTCGCCCTCGGGATCGACATCGGCGGGAGCGGCATCAAGGGCGCCCCCGTCGACCTGACGACCGGGGAGTTCGTCGCCGACCGGGTGCGCATCCCGACGCCGCAGCCCTCGACCCCCGCCGCCGTCGCCCGCACGGTCGCCCAGGTCGTGCAGTCGTTCGACCTCCCGGCCGGCACCCCCGTCGGGGTGACGTTCCCGGCCGTCGTCCAGCACGGGGTCGCCCGGAGCGCCGCCAACGTCGACGTCTCCTGGATCGGCACGAACATCGAGCTCCTGCTGAGCGATGCGCTCGGCCACCCCGTCGTCGCCGTCAACGACGCCGACGCCGCCGGGTACGGCGAGGTCCTCTACGGTGCCGCGCGCGGCACGCGAGGCGTCACGTTGATGACGACCCTCGGCACGGGGATCGGCACCGCGCTGATCGTCGCGGGTGTGCTCGTCCCGAACTTCGAGCTCGGTCACCTGATGATCGACGGCGTCGACGCCGAGACCCGTGCCTCCGACGCCGTCCGCGACCGCGAGAACCTCAGCTGGGAGCAGTGGGCCGAGCGCCTCCAGCGCTACTACGGCGTGCTCGAGGACCTGCTGTGGCCCGACCTCATCGTCGTCGGTGGCGGCGTGAGCAAGAACCACGAGAAGTTCCTCCCGCTGCTGCACCTGCGGGCGCCGATCGTGCCGGCCCAGCTGCGGAACGCGGCCGGCATCGTGGGAGCCGCTGCGCTCGCGGCACAGGGTGCGGGTCCCGGCCCGGTGCCGGTCGAGCCCCGCACCGAGGTCTGA
- the map gene encoding type I methionyl aminopeptidase: MSTTHATRPGLVPGVVGPRRSVPTSIPRPEYVGRPGPAPFTGSNTPDPETVERIRVASRIAAQAREEVGRHIVPGVTTDELDRIGHEFMVGHGAYPSTLGYRGFPKSLCTSVNEVICHGIPDSTVLLDGDIVNIDVTAYIGGVHGDTNATFAVGEIDEESALLIERTRESLARAIKAVVPGRQVNVIGRVIEKYAQRFGYGVVRDYTGHGVGEAFHTGLVIPHYDAAPEHDTVIEPGMVFTIEPMLNLDTPDWVMWDDDWTVLTADGRRSAQFEHTLLVTDTGAEILTLP; the protein is encoded by the coding sequence ATGTCGACCACTCACGCGACGCGTCCCGGCCTGGTCCCCGGCGTCGTCGGCCCACGGCGGAGCGTCCCCACGTCCATCCCGCGGCCCGAGTACGTGGGCCGGCCGGGCCCGGCGCCGTTCACCGGGAGCAACACGCCCGACCCCGAGACCGTCGAGCGGATCCGGGTCGCGTCGCGCATCGCCGCCCAGGCCCGCGAGGAGGTCGGCCGGCACATCGTTCCCGGTGTCACGACGGACGAGCTCGACCGGATCGGGCACGAGTTCATGGTCGGCCACGGCGCGTACCCGTCGACGCTCGGCTACCGCGGCTTCCCCAAGTCGCTGTGCACCTCCGTCAACGAGGTCATCTGTCACGGCATCCCGGACTCCACCGTGCTGCTCGACGGGGACATCGTGAACATCGACGTCACCGCGTACATCGGCGGGGTGCACGGCGACACGAACGCCACGTTCGCCGTCGGGGAGATCGACGAGGAGTCCGCACTGCTCATCGAACGGACCCGCGAGTCGCTCGCGCGGGCGATCAAGGCCGTGGTGCCGGGCCGTCAGGTCAACGTGATCGGGCGGGTGATCGAGAAGTACGCCCAGCGGTTCGGCTACGGCGTCGTGCGCGACTACACGGGTCACGGCGTGGGCGAGGCCTTCCACACCGGTCTCGTGATCCCCCACTACGACGCCGCGCCGGAGCACGACACGGTGATCGAACCGGGCATGGTCTTCACCATCGAGCCGATGCTCAACCTCGACACCCCGGACTGGGTCATGTGGGACGACGACTGGACCGTGCTGACGGCAGACGGTCGGCGCAGCGCACAGTTCGAGCACACGCTCCTGGTCACCGACACCGGAGCGGAGATCCTGACGCTGCCATGA
- a CDS encoding SPOR domain-containing protein — protein sequence MRRNRVPGDQPEFYYDVKTGEVLEGKTIGWENRMGPYATREAAAHALERARARTRAWDKEDADD from the coding sequence GTGAGAAGGAACCGCGTACCGGGTGACCAGCCCGAGTTCTACTACGACGTCAAGACGGGCGAGGTGCTCGAGGGCAAGACCATCGGCTGGGAGAACCGGATGGGCCCGTACGCGACACGTGAGGCAGCCGCGCACGCGCTGGAGCGCGCCCGGGCGCGCACGCGCGCCTGGGACAAGGAGGACGCCGACGACTGA
- a CDS encoding NAD+ synthase, which yields MATLRIALAQIDTCVGDLRSNAQAVLTWSRTAADLGADLVVFPEMTLTGYPIEDLALRASVRREAERVLQDVAARLVTEGMPELTVVVGTLGTDTHREHAGAPARPTNQAVVLRGGEVLARYDKHHLPNYGVFDEFRIFTPGDTPCVVEVRGRRVGLVICEDIWQDGGPVSVMRDMDLDLLVVPNGSPFEEGKGHVRTELAARRAREVDAPVAYVNLTGSQDDLVFDGGSFVVTPSGEVVARAPQFVEHLLVCDVPDDGAQPTGTLATPLEPDAEVYQALVTGLEGYVRKNGFRSVTLGLSGGIDSALVAAIAADAIGGQNVVGVSMPSPHSSSHSKDDAADTAKRIGADYRVQPITPMVEAFDRELHLDGVAAENLQARVRGMILMGLSNAEGHLVLATGNKSELAVGYSTIYGDAVGGYAPLKDVDKSRVWELSRWRNTAAIDAGEIPPIPESSITKPPSAELRPGQVDQDSLPAYHLLDAVLDAYVESAEGRAELLERGFDPEIVDTVVTLVDRAEWKRRQYPPGPKVTALAFGRDRRLPITTRWREP from the coding sequence ATGGCGACCCTGCGCATCGCACTGGCCCAGATCGACACGTGCGTCGGCGACCTCCGCTCGAACGCCCAGGCCGTCCTCACGTGGTCGCGGACCGCCGCGGACCTGGGTGCCGACCTGGTCGTGTTCCCCGAGATGACGCTCACGGGCTACCCGATCGAGGACCTCGCGCTGCGGGCCTCGGTCCGGCGCGAGGCCGAGCGGGTCCTGCAGGACGTCGCCGCACGGCTGGTCACCGAGGGGATGCCGGAGCTGACCGTCGTCGTGGGGACCCTCGGGACCGACACGCACCGTGAGCACGCCGGCGCGCCTGCGCGCCCGACCAACCAGGCCGTCGTGCTGCGCGGCGGCGAGGTGCTCGCACGCTACGACAAGCACCACCTGCCGAACTACGGCGTGTTCGACGAGTTCCGGATCTTCACCCCGGGTGACACGCCGTGTGTCGTGGAGGTCCGTGGGCGTCGCGTCGGGCTCGTGATCTGCGAGGACATCTGGCAGGACGGCGGACCGGTGTCGGTCATGCGCGACATGGACCTCGACCTCCTCGTGGTCCCGAACGGTTCGCCCTTCGAGGAGGGCAAGGGGCACGTGCGGACCGAGCTGGCCGCGCGGCGGGCACGCGAGGTCGACGCGCCCGTGGCCTACGTCAACCTGACCGGCAGCCAGGACGACCTCGTCTTCGACGGCGGCTCGTTCGTCGTCACCCCGTCAGGAGAGGTCGTCGCGCGCGCGCCGCAGTTCGTCGAGCACCTGCTGGTCTGCGACGTGCCGGACGACGGGGCGCAGCCGACGGGCACCCTGGCGACGCCTCTCGAGCCCGACGCCGAGGTCTACCAGGCCCTGGTGACCGGCCTCGAGGGCTACGTCCGGAAGAACGGGTTCCGCTCGGTCACCCTCGGGTTGTCCGGCGGGATCGACTCGGCCCTCGTCGCCGCGATCGCCGCCGACGCGATCGGGGGCCAGAACGTCGTCGGGGTGTCGATGCCCTCGCCGCACTCCTCCTCGCACTCGAAGGACGACGCCGCCGACACCGCGAAGCGGATCGGAGCGGACTATCGCGTCCAGCCGATCACCCCGATGGTCGAGGCGTTCGACCGCGAGCTGCACCTCGACGGCGTCGCGGCCGAGAACCTCCAGGCGCGGGTGCGGGGCATGATCCTCATGGGTCTGTCGAACGCCGAAGGTCACCTGGTGCTCGCGACCGGCAACAAGTCGGAGCTGGCGGTCGGGTACTCCACCATCTACGGCGACGCGGTCGGGGGCTACGCACCGTTGAAGGACGTCGACAAGTCCCGCGTCTGGGAGCTGTCACGCTGGCGGAACACCGCGGCGATCGATGCCGGCGAGATCCCGCCGATCCCCGAGAGCTCGATCACGAAGCCGCCGTCGGCCGAGCTCCGCCCCGGTCAGGTCGACCAGGACAGCCTTCCCGCCTACCACCTGCTCGACGCCGTGCTCGACGCCTACGTGGAGAGCGCGGAAGGCCGGGCGGAGCTGCTCGAGCGGGGCTTCGACCCCGAGATCGTCGACACGGTCGTGACGTTGGTCGACCGCGCCGAGTGGAAGCGTCGACAGTACCCGCCCGGGCCCAAGGTCACCGCGCTCGCCTTCGGCCGGGATCGGCGCCTGCCGATCACGACGAGGTGGCGCGAGCCCTGA
- a CDS encoding glutamine synthetase family protein translates to MDRQQEFVLRTVEERDIRFIRLWFTDVLGTLKSVAIAPAELESAFSEGIGFDGSSIEGLTRVYEADMIAKPDPTTFQVLPWRGEHHGTARMFCDIQTPDGEPSMADSRTVLKRALAKGSEQGFTFYTHPEVEFYLFENPADPELPLVPVDTAGYFDHVPRGTAHDFRRAAISMLESMGISVEFSHHEAGPGQNEIDLRYADALTTADNIMTFRTVVKEVALEQGVFASFMPKPMVDQPGSGMHTHLSLFEGDRNAFHEPGAPLELSQVARSFIAGLLHHAAEITAVTNQFVNSYKRLWGGAEAPSFVCWGHNNRSALVRVPMYKPGKGNSSRIEYRALDSAANPYLAYAVLLAAGLKGVEQGYELPEGAEDDVWELTDSERRALGIEPLPQSLDGAIAVMERSELVAETLGEHVFDYVLRNKRQEWNEYRGQVTPYELRRFLRVL, encoded by the coding sequence ATGGACAGGCAGCAGGAGTTCGTGCTCCGTACGGTCGAAGAGCGAGACATCCGGTTCATCCGACTGTGGTTCACCGACGTGCTGGGCACGCTCAAGTCGGTGGCCATCGCCCCGGCCGAGCTGGAGTCCGCCTTCAGCGAGGGGATCGGGTTCGACGGCAGCTCGATCGAAGGGCTCACCCGGGTCTACGAGGCGGACATGATCGCCAAGCCGGACCCGACGACGTTCCAGGTCCTGCCGTGGCGGGGCGAGCACCACGGCACGGCGCGGATGTTCTGCGACATCCAGACGCCCGACGGCGAGCCGTCGATGGCGGACTCCCGCACGGTCCTCAAGCGCGCACTGGCGAAGGGGAGCGAGCAGGGGTTCACGTTCTACACGCACCCCGAGGTCGAGTTCTACCTGTTCGAGAACCCGGCCGACCCGGAGCTGCCGCTCGTCCCCGTCGACACGGCCGGGTACTTCGACCACGTCCCGCGCGGGACGGCCCACGACTTCCGGCGGGCCGCCATCAGCATGCTCGAGTCGATGGGGATCTCGGTCGAGTTCTCCCACCACGAGGCAGGGCCGGGACAGAACGAGATCGACCTGCGCTACGCCGACGCGCTGACGACGGCCGACAACATCATGACCTTCCGCACGGTCGTCAAGGAGGTCGCGCTCGAGCAGGGTGTCTTCGCCTCGTTCATGCCCAAGCCGATGGTCGACCAGCCGGGTTCCGGGATGCACACGCACCTGTCGCTGTTCGAGGGCGACCGGAACGCGTTCCACGAGCCCGGGGCACCGCTCGAGCTGTCGCAGGTCGCCCGCAGCTTCATCGCCGGGCTGCTGCACCACGCGGCGGAGATCACCGCGGTGACCAACCAGTTCGTGAACTCCTACAAGCGGCTGTGGGGCGGCGCCGAGGCGCCGAGCTTCGTCTGCTGGGGCCACAACAACCGGTCCGCCCTCGTCCGGGTGCCGATGTACAAGCCCGGCAAGGGCAACTCGAGCCGGATCGAGTACCGCGCGCTGGACTCCGCCGCGAACCCGTACCTCGCCTATGCCGTGCTCCTGGCCGCCGGCCTCAAGGGCGTCGAGCAGGGCTACGAGCTGCCCGAGGGCGCCGAGGACGACGTGTGGGAGCTGACGGACTCCGAGCGTCGGGCGCTCGGGATCGAGCCCCTCCCGCAGTCGCTCGACGGTGCGATCGCCGTCATGGAACGGTCCGAGCTCGTCGCCGAGACGCTCGGGGAGCACGTGTTCGACTACGTCCTGCGCAACAAGCGCCAGGAGTGGAACGAGTACCGCGGCCAGGTCACCCCGTACGAGCTGCGGCGGTTCCTCCGGGTCCTGTGA